A genomic segment from Halomonas sp. TA22 encodes:
- a CDS encoding sodium:solute symporter family protein has protein sequence MSQFAINLLFVGASFALYIGIAIWARAGSTKDFYVAGGGVHPITNGMATAADWMSAASFISMAGLLSSGGYANSSYLMGWTGGFVILALLLAPYLRKFGKFTVPDFIGDRFYSTTARTVAVVCLIVASVTYVIGQMTGAGVAFSRFLEVSNTWGIWIAAFIVFLYAVFGGMKGITYTQVAQYIVLIVAYTIPAVFISLQLTSNPIPMFGMFSTHDESGIPLLAKLNEVLNELGFRDYTSDEPNKLNMVLFTLSLMVGTAGLPHVIIRFFTVPKVADARWSAGWALVFIAILYLTAPAVASMARLNLLTTIYPEAIGQVDSYEDAMANPLVYEERPDWIRTWEETGLITFTDLNEDGRIQSYNAANPAFAETAAERGWEGDELNVNNDILVLANPEIANLPGWVVGLIAAGGIAAALSTAAGLLLAISSAISHDLIKKTINPNITEKGEMLAARLSMAGAILLATYLALNPPGFAAQTVALAFGLAGASIFPALMMGIFSKRMNSTGAICGMLAGLGVTVVYIFTYLGWFFIPGTNTLPNTPDGWLFGISPLSFGAVGALINFAVAYAVSSVTAAPPQEIQNLVESVRYPKGAGAAIDH, from the coding sequence ATGAGTCAATTTGCCATCAACCTGCTCTTCGTGGGCGCCTCCTTCGCGCTCTATATCGGCATCGCCATCTGGGCCAGGGCCGGCTCGACAAAGGACTTCTATGTCGCCGGGGGAGGCGTTCATCCAATCACCAATGGCATGGCCACCGCCGCTGACTGGATGTCGGCGGCTTCCTTCATTTCAATGGCCGGGTTGCTGTCGTCAGGTGGCTATGCCAACTCCTCCTACCTGATGGGCTGGACAGGCGGCTTCGTCATCCTGGCACTGCTGCTTGCTCCTTACCTGCGCAAGTTCGGCAAGTTCACGGTGCCCGACTTCATCGGTGACCGTTTCTACAGCACGACAGCGCGTACCGTGGCGGTAGTCTGCCTGATCGTCGCCTCGGTGACCTATGTCATCGGCCAGATGACCGGCGCCGGCGTTGCCTTCTCTCGCTTCCTGGAAGTGAGCAATACCTGGGGCATCTGGATCGCTGCCTTCATCGTCTTCCTCTATGCCGTCTTTGGCGGCATGAAGGGCATCACCTATACCCAAGTGGCGCAGTACATCGTGTTGATCGTGGCTTATACCATTCCGGCTGTGTTCATCTCTCTGCAGCTGACCAGCAACCCGATTCCGATGTTCGGCATGTTCAGTACCCACGACGAATCCGGCATCCCGCTGCTCGCCAAGCTGAACGAAGTGCTCAACGAGCTGGGCTTCCGAGACTACACGTCAGATGAGCCCAACAAGCTCAACATGGTGCTGTTCACCCTGTCGCTGATGGTGGGTACCGCGGGGCTGCCCCACGTCATCATTCGCTTCTTCACCGTGCCCAAGGTGGCAGATGCTCGCTGGTCCGCCGGCTGGGCGCTGGTGTTCATCGCGATTCTCTATCTCACCGCCCCGGCCGTCGCTTCCATGGCGCGCCTGAATCTACTGACTACCATCTATCCGGAGGCGATCGGCCAGGTGGATTCTTACGAAGACGCCATGGCGAATCCGCTGGTCTATGAAGAGCGGCCGGACTGGATCAGGACCTGGGAAGAGACGGGGCTGATCACTTTCACTGACCTGAACGAGGATGGGCGCATCCAATCCTACAACGCTGCCAACCCTGCATTCGCAGAGACAGCGGCAGAGCGTGGCTGGGAGGGCGACGAACTCAACGTCAACAACGATATCCTGGTATTGGCCAACCCAGAGATCGCCAACCTGCCCGGCTGGGTGGTCGGCCTGATCGCAGCGGGCGGTATCGCCGCGGCGCTCTCGACAGCGGCGGGTCTGCTGCTGGCGATCTCCTCGGCGATCAGTCATGACTTGATCAAGAAGACCATCAATCCCAACATCACGGAAAAAGGTGAGATGCTCGCGGCACGGCTCTCCATGGCGGGCGCTATCCTGTTGGCAACGTACCTGGCGCTCAACCCACCCGGATTTGCGGCGCAGACGGTCGCCCTGGCCTTCGGCCTCGCCGGCGCCTCGATCTTCCCCGCATTGATGATGGGTATCTTCTCCAAGCGCATGAACAGCACCGGTGCGATCTGCGGCATGCTGGCGGGTCTGGGTGTCACCGTGGTGTACATCTTCACCTACCTGGGCTGGTTCTTCATCCCCGGCACCAACACGCTGCCCAACACACCGGATGGCTGGCTGTTCGGTATCTCGCCGCTCTCCTTCGGTGCAGTGGGTGCATTGATCAACTTCGCGGTCGCCTACGCTGTCTCCAGCGTGACCGCAGCACCCCCACAGGAGATCCAGAACCTGGTGGAGAGCGTTCGCTATCCCAAGGGCGCTGGCGCAGCGATCGATCACTAA
- a CDS encoding NahK/ErcS family hybrid sensor histidine kinase/response regulator, giving the protein MFSGWLLIAVSLTYIAVLFAIAWHGDRNAQRYGASRRRPIIYSLALAIYCTSWTFYGAVGEAATSGWSFASIFVGPILTFLLFWPVLAKMIRVAKHQNVTSIADFIASRYGKTQSLAAFASLVALIGTLPYIALQLKAVSTSFMVLTDTSDMTRAPLFADTGFYVAAVMAIFAILFGTRHTDATEHHEGLVHAIAFESLVKLAAFLLLGAYVTWGLFDGLGDLLGHAEQQLQLQRQLAEQDFGRSFWAQTLLAMLAVFCLPRQFHVAVVENTHRDDAAKARWLFPLYLLIFGFFVLPIAAAGLTMFPSGDIEPDTFVLAIPMAAGNDLLTLLTFIGGFSAATGMVIVATVAVSIMISNEIVIPALFRLRWFDTKPRDFGRLVLRARRVTIVVILALAYGFYQLIAEYGTLASTGMLSFAAAAQFAPALIGGLYWKRGNRLGVVVGMNIGFAIWAYTLMLPTLITAGVLPSGWLSVGPLGITWLAPTQLFGLNIGDSFTHGVMLSLGLNLFFYIFVSQMTPQRVVERIQASLFVDSVETRQTSVNRPWTGATTVGDLKVLCERFLAANQVNRAFDDYARRTGKPLEESARASIDVIQFTERFLASVLGASSARIVVNSALQGRGIGISDVISIVDEASQVLEFNRALLQATIENINQGISVVDQNLRLVVWNQRYLELFRFPDHLIRVGAPIDQIFRYNAHNGEYGPGDPEEHVDLLIDNIRQGQPHRYVRYRLDDSVLEVQGNPMPGGGFVYTYQDITQQKRIEEALIRSENNIRIYTDNVPALIAYFDKECRYLFTNRAYEQAFGIDRNVVIGKRVDEVLKPTISRDRGPWMQRALQGDRVSFEVSMGDQEGGTRHMLVTYTPHFGDSGSILGFFSLYQDITERRLAEMALKETNEHLEERVRERTQALSEANAALRQENRVRAEAELALRQAKQIAEDANTSKTRFLAAASHDLLQPLNAARLFTSALSQEVEAEDMKRTIGHIDNSLQAAEELLGTLLDISKLDAGALTPRRSHFALADIIRPLRAEFQVMAEERGLDMEVVATACWVDSDPQMLRRIVQNFLSNAIRYTQHGRVLLGCRRKGGRLSIEVWDSGPGIPESKQAEIFQEFRRLDQASRHKESEKGLGLGLSIADRMSRVLDHPIRVRSWEGSGTVFSVSVPIAPAGAPRVVNDDTPVRRAGNKLTGTRIICIDNETLILEGMKAMLTGWGCEVFTATTIGGAKSILRHLDGDPDAILADYHLDNEVTGLMALDALAERCQGVVPGIVITADRTEEVAEEVKRSGYHLLLKPVRPAALRALLTRTLQASRAGRQ; this is encoded by the coding sequence ATGTTTTCCGGTTGGCTGCTGATTGCCGTTTCACTCACCTACATTGCCGTGCTGTTCGCCATCGCCTGGCACGGCGATCGCAATGCCCAGCGCTACGGCGCCAGTCGACGACGCCCCATCATCTACAGCCTGGCGCTGGCAATCTACTGCACCTCCTGGACCTTCTATGGGGCGGTCGGTGAAGCCGCCACCTCGGGCTGGTCGTTCGCCAGCATCTTCGTCGGACCGATTCTGACCTTCCTGCTGTTCTGGCCAGTACTGGCCAAGATGATCCGCGTGGCGAAGCACCAGAACGTCACCTCGATTGCCGACTTCATCGCCTCGCGCTACGGCAAGACGCAGTCGCTTGCCGCCTTTGCAAGCCTGGTGGCCCTGATCGGCACGCTGCCCTATATCGCCCTGCAGCTCAAGGCGGTCTCCACCTCGTTCATGGTGCTCACCGACACCTCGGACATGACCCGTGCACCACTGTTCGCCGATACCGGTTTCTACGTCGCCGCCGTGATGGCGATATTTGCGATTCTGTTCGGCACCCGCCACACCGATGCCACCGAACATCACGAGGGGCTGGTGCACGCCATCGCCTTCGAATCGCTGGTCAAGCTGGCGGCGTTCCTGCTGCTTGGGGCCTATGTCACCTGGGGCCTGTTCGATGGCCTTGGCGACCTGCTCGGCCATGCCGAACAGCAGCTGCAGCTGCAGCGCCAGCTGGCCGAGCAGGATTTCGGACGCAGCTTCTGGGCCCAGACACTGCTCGCGATGCTGGCGGTCTTTTGCCTGCCACGCCAGTTCCATGTCGCCGTGGTGGAGAACACCCATCGCGACGATGCCGCCAAGGCGCGCTGGCTGTTTCCTCTCTATCTGCTGATATTCGGCTTCTTCGTGCTGCCCATCGCCGCCGCAGGACTGACGATGTTCCCTAGCGGCGATATCGAGCCCGATACCTTCGTGCTGGCCATCCCCATGGCCGCAGGCAACGACCTGCTGACCCTGCTCACCTTCATCGGCGGCTTCTCGGCGGCCACCGGCATGGTGATCGTGGCCACCGTTGCGGTATCGATCATGATCTCCAACGAGATCGTCATTCCGGCGCTGTTCCGCCTGCGCTGGTTCGATACCAAGCCTCGCGACTTCGGCCGACTGGTACTGCGCGCGCGTCGCGTCACTATCGTGGTGATCCTGGCACTCGCCTATGGTTTCTATCAGCTGATCGCCGAGTACGGCACGCTGGCCTCGACCGGCATGCTGTCATTCGCCGCCGCCGCGCAGTTCGCCCCCGCCTTGATCGGCGGCCTCTACTGGAAGCGCGGCAACCGCCTGGGGGTGGTGGTCGGCATGAACATCGGCTTTGCCATCTGGGCGTATACCCTGATGCTACCGACGCTGATCACCGCCGGCGTATTGCCGAGCGGCTGGCTCAGCGTCGGCCCGCTGGGCATCACCTGGCTTGCCCCCACCCAGCTGTTCGGTCTCAATATCGGCGACAGTTTCACCCATGGGGTAATGCTCTCGCTGGGGCTCAACCTGTTCTTCTACATCTTCGTCTCGCAGATGACGCCCCAGCGGGTGGTCGAGCGCATCCAGGCCTCGCTGTTCGTCGACAGCGTCGAGACCCGCCAGACCTCGGTCAACCGGCCCTGGACCGGCGCCACCACGGTAGGCGACCTCAAGGTACTCTGCGAGCGCTTCCTGGCCGCCAATCAGGTCAATCGCGCCTTCGACGACTACGCTCGCCGCACCGGCAAGCCTCTCGAGGAGTCGGCTCGCGCCTCCATTGACGTCATCCAGTTCACCGAGCGCTTCCTCGCCTCGGTGCTCGGGGCCTCCTCGGCGCGCATCGTGGTCAACTCGGCCCTGCAGGGGCGCGGCATCGGCATTTCGGATGTGATCTCGATCGTCGACGAGGCCTCCCAGGTACTGGAGTTCAACCGCGCCCTGCTGCAGGCAACCATCGAGAACATCAATCAGGGCATTAGCGTGGTCGACCAGAACCTGCGCCTGGTGGTGTGGAACCAGCGCTATCTGGAGCTATTCCGCTTCCCCGATCACCTAATCCGCGTCGGCGCACCGATCGACCAGATCTTCCGCTACAACGCGCATAACGGCGAATACGGTCCCGGCGACCCGGAGGAGCATGTCGACCTGCTGATCGACAACATCCGCCAGGGACAGCCGCATCGCTACGTGCGCTATCGCCTGGACGACAGCGTGCTCGAGGTCCAAGGCAACCCGATGCCAGGAGGCGGCTTCGTCTACACCTACCAGGACATCACCCAGCAGAAGCGCATCGAGGAGGCGCTGATCCGCTCGGAGAACAATATCCGCATCTACACCGACAACGTGCCGGCGCTGATCGCCTATTTCGACAAGGAGTGTCGCTATCTCTTCACCAACCGCGCCTACGAGCAGGCCTTCGGCATCGACCGCAACGTGGTGATCGGCAAGCGTGTGGACGAGGTGCTCAAGCCCACCATCTCCCGCGATCGCGGTCCCTGGATGCAGCGTGCCCTGCAAGGGGATCGGGTCAGCTTCGAGGTGTCGATGGGCGACCAGGAGGGGGGGACGCGCCACATGCTGGTCACCTATACGCCCCACTTCGGCGACAGCGGTTCGATACTGGGCTTCTTCTCGCTCTACCAGGACATCACCGAGCGGCGCCTGGCGGAGATGGCCCTCAAGGAGACCAACGAGCATCTCGAGGAGCGTGTGCGCGAGCGCACTCAGGCGCTCTCGGAAGCCAACGCCGCTCTGCGCCAGGAGAACCGCGTGCGCGCCGAGGCTGAACTGGCACTGCGTCAGGCCAAGCAGATCGCCGAGGATGCCAACACCTCCAAGACGCGCTTCCTGGCCGCCGCCAGCCACGATCTGCTGCAGCCGCTCAATGCCGCACGGCTGTTCACCTCGGCACTATCTCAGGAGGTCGAGGCCGAGGATATGAAGCGCACCATCGGCCATATCGATAACTCGCTGCAAGCCGCCGAGGAGCTGCTCGGCACGCTACTCGACATCTCCAAGCTCGACGCCGGCGCCCTGACGCCCAGGCGCAGCCATTTCGCCCTGGCCGATATCATCCGCCCGCTACGGGCCGAGTTCCAGGTGATGGCCGAGGAGCGCGGTCTCGACATGGAGGTGGTGGCTACGGCCTGTTGGGTCGACAGCGATCCGCAGATGCTCAGGCGCATCGTGCAGAATTTCCTCTCCAACGCCATACGCTATACCCAGCACGGGCGCGTGCTGCTCGGTTGCCGGCGCAAGGGGGGGCGGCTCTCCATCGAGGTATGGGACAGTGGCCCGGGGATACCGGAATCGAAGCAGGCCGAGATCTTCCAGGAGTTTCGCCGTCTCGACCAGGCCTCGCGCCACAAGGAGAGCGAGAAGGGCCTGGGGCTGGGGTTATCGATCGCCGATCGCATGAGTCGTGTGCTCGATCATCCGATCCGCGTGCGCTCGTGGGAGGGCTCGGGGACGGTGTTCTCGGTCAGTGTGCCGATCGCCCCCGCTGGGGCGCCCCGCGTCGTCAACGACGATACCCCGGTACGGCGCGCCGGCAACAAGCTGACCGGCACTCGCATCATCTGCATCGACAACGAGACACTGATCCTTGAGGGCATGAAGGCGATGCTGACCGGCTGGGGCTGCGAAGTGTTCACCGCCACCACCATCGGCGGCGCCAAGTCGATCCTGCGCCATCTCGACGGTGACCCGGATGCGATTCTCGCCGACTATCACCTGGATAACGAAGTGACCGGCCTGATGGCGCTGGACGCCCTGGCCGAACGCTGCCAGGGCGTGGTGCCGGGAATCGTGATCACCGCCGACCGAACCGAAGAGGTCGCCGAGGAGGTCAAGCGTAGCGGCTATCATCTGCTGCTCAAGCCGGTACGCCCCGCCGCCCTGCGCGCCCTGCTGACGCGCACGCTGCAAGCCAGCCGAGCTGGCCGCCAGTAG
- a CDS encoding response regulator transcription factor, with amino-acid sequence MAFAQKFIVADDHPLFRAALTQALRQLSPQAEIIESDTMQATTDMVTRHPDADLILLDLHMPGAHGFSGLIQLRGQMPDIPVAVVSGSDESYVVRRAIDYGASGFIPKSSSLTLIAEAVGEILEGEVWLPPELADVMGESNEEETRFAEAIASLTPQQFRVLNMLTEGLLNKQIAYELNVSEATIKAHVTAILRKLGVHSRTQAVIAAQKLEVEPPKVASSS; translated from the coding sequence ATGGCCTTTGCCCAGAAGTTTATAGTTGCCGATGATCATCCGCTGTTTCGTGCCGCCCTGACCCAGGCGTTGCGTCAGTTGTCACCTCAGGCCGAAATCATCGAGTCCGATACCATGCAGGCGACCACTGATATGGTCACTCGCCATCCCGATGCCGACCTGATCCTGCTCGACCTGCATATGCCCGGTGCCCACGGCTTTTCCGGCCTCATACAGCTGCGTGGCCAGATGCCGGATATCCCGGTAGCTGTGGTCTCTGGGAGCGATGAGTCCTACGTGGTGCGACGTGCCATCGACTATGGCGCCTCGGGGTTCATACCCAAGTCCTCTTCGCTTACGTTGATCGCCGAGGCGGTGGGCGAGATTCTCGAGGGCGAAGTATGGCTCCCCCCCGAGCTTGCCGACGTGATGGGTGAGTCCAACGAGGAAGAGACTCGCTTTGCCGAGGCCATTGCCTCGCTGACGCCTCAGCAGTTCCGCGTCCTCAACATGCTCACCGAAGGGCTGCTCAACAAGCAGATCGCCTATGAGCTTAACGTCTCCGAAGCGACCATCAAGGCCCACGTCACGGCCATCCTGCGCAAGCTGGGCGTGCACTCGCGGACCCAGGCGGTGATCGCGGCGCAGAAGCTCGAGGTCGAGCCGCCGAAGGTGGCCTCCTCCTCCTGA
- the acs gene encoding acetate--CoA ligase has product MTEQQHVYPVREEFAANAWADNEKYLAMYQQSVDDPETFWAEQAKRLDWFKTPSKIKNTSYASNNVDIRWFEDGTLNACVNCLDRHLQTRGDQPAIIWEGDDPNESKTLTYRELHARTSQLANALKSLGVGKGDVVTLYMPMIPEAAMAMLACARIGAVHSVVFGGFSPDALAQRVVDASSKVVITADESVRGGKHVPLKDNVDAALTRDGTDITEKVLVVKRTGGDIDWHEGRDMWFDELVDQQSSECPAEEMNAEDALFILYTSGSTGTPKGLKHTTGGYLTYASLTHQYIFDYKDGEVYWCSADVGWVTGHSYIIYGPLANGATTLMFEGVPSYPTHGRLGEIIDKHNVSILYTAPTAVRALMAHGDKVMDSSKRTSLRLLGSVGEPINPEAWEWFHRVIGNSQCPIVDTWWQTETGGIMISPLPGATDLKPGSATRPFFGVQPALVDNEGKILEGATEGNLVILDAWPGQARSIWQNHERFVQTYFSTYEGMYFTGDGCRRDEDGYYWITGRVDDVLNVSGHRMGTAEIESSLVAHEAVAEAAVVGFPHDIKGQGIYIYVTLGDGIEPSDELKKELVQWVRKDIGPIASPDIIQWAPGLPKTRSGKIMRRILRKIAANECDGLGDTSTLADPSVVEDLIENRANR; this is encoded by the coding sequence ATGACAGAACAGCAACATGTCTATCCAGTGCGCGAGGAATTCGCCGCCAATGCCTGGGCCGACAATGAGAAGTATCTGGCCATGTATCAGCAGTCGGTGGATGACCCCGAAACCTTCTGGGCCGAGCAGGCCAAGCGTCTTGACTGGTTCAAGACGCCGAGCAAAATCAAGAACACCTCATACGCCTCGAACAATGTCGATATCCGCTGGTTCGAGGATGGCACTCTGAATGCCTGCGTCAACTGCCTCGACCGCCACCTGCAGACACGTGGCGACCAGCCGGCGATCATCTGGGAGGGCGACGACCCCAACGAGTCCAAGACGCTGACCTATCGCGAGCTGCATGCCCGCACCAGCCAGCTGGCCAATGCCCTCAAATCGCTTGGGGTGGGCAAGGGGGACGTGGTCACGCTCTATATGCCGATGATTCCCGAAGCCGCCATGGCCATGCTGGCTTGCGCAAGGATCGGGGCGGTTCATTCAGTGGTGTTCGGTGGCTTCTCTCCCGATGCGCTGGCGCAGCGTGTGGTCGATGCTTCGTCGAAGGTGGTGATCACCGCCGACGAATCGGTGCGCGGCGGCAAGCATGTACCGCTCAAGGACAATGTCGACGCCGCCCTGACCCGCGATGGGACCGACATCACCGAGAAGGTGCTGGTGGTCAAGCGCACCGGTGGCGATATCGATTGGCATGAAGGGCGCGACATGTGGTTCGACGAGCTTGTCGATCAGCAGTCAAGCGAGTGCCCGGCGGAGGAGATGAATGCCGAGGATGCGCTGTTCATCCTCTACACCTCCGGCTCGACCGGCACCCCCAAGGGGCTAAAGCACACCACCGGCGGCTATCTTACTTACGCCTCGCTGACGCACCAGTACATCTTCGATTACAAGGATGGCGAGGTGTACTGGTGCAGCGCCGACGTTGGCTGGGTCACCGGCCACAGCTACATCATCTACGGGCCGCTGGCCAATGGCGCCACCACCCTGATGTTCGAGGGGGTGCCCAGCTATCCGACCCATGGGCGGCTCGGCGAGATCATCGACAAGCACAACGTCAGCATCCTCTATACCGCGCCGACCGCAGTGCGCGCGCTGATGGCCCATGGCGACAAGGTGATGGATTCCAGCAAACGCACCAGCCTGCGTCTGCTGGGCTCGGTGGGCGAGCCGATCAACCCCGAGGCGTGGGAGTGGTTCCACCGGGTCATCGGCAACTCCCAGTGTCCGATCGTCGATACCTGGTGGCAGACCGAAACCGGCGGCATCATGATTTCGCCGCTGCCCGGCGCCACCGACCTCAAGCCGGGCTCCGCCACCCGCCCGTTCTTCGGCGTGCAGCCGGCGCTGGTCGACAACGAGGGCAAGATTCTCGAGGGCGCCACGGAGGGCAACCTGGTGATCCTCGATGCCTGGCCAGGCCAGGCGCGCTCGATCTGGCAGAACCATGAGCGCTTCGTGCAGACCTACTTCTCCACCTATGAAGGCATGTACTTCACTGGTGACGGTTGCCGTCGCGATGAAGATGGCTACTACTGGATCACCGGCCGGGTCGATGACGTGCTCAACGTCTCCGGGCACCGCATGGGCACCGCCGAGATCGAATCCTCGCTGGTCGCCCACGAGGCGGTGGCCGAGGCGGCGGTGGTGGGTTTCCCCCACGATATCAAGGGTCAGGGCATCTATATCTATGTGACCCTGGGCGACGGTATCGAACCCAGCGACGAGCTCAAGAAGGAACTGGTGCAGTGGGTGCGCAAGGATATCGGGCCGATCGCATCGCCGGATATCATTCAGTGGGCGCCGGGACTGCCCAAGACCCGCTCGGGCAAGATCATGCGCCGTATTCTGCGCAAGATCGCCGCCAACGAGTGCGATGGCCTGGGCGATACCAGTACCCTGGCCGATCCCAGCGTAGTGGAGGATCTGATCGAGAATCGCGCCAACCGCTAG
- a CDS encoding SprT-like domain-containing protein, producing MNPPALPTPCDDQLAQLDEAALHLTLHDQVEAAWRRCLEVHPGLPRPRVWLDLRGKSAGQAHYGRGGLRFNPILYRENRHAFLAEVVPHEMAHWLVRHLEEGPRTRPHGREWQTVMRQLFGLEPHVTHRFDVARASPTPYRYRCTCREHFLSARRHGLANRGNRYRCRECAQTLVYMPAQVP from the coding sequence ATGAACCCGCCAGCGCTCCCCACTCCTTGTGACGATCAGCTCGCCCAGCTCGACGAGGCGGCCCTGCACCTTACCCTGCATGATCAGGTCGAGGCCGCCTGGCGACGCTGCTTGGAGGTGCATCCTGGCCTTCCTCGTCCCCGGGTGTGGCTCGACCTGCGTGGCAAGAGTGCCGGACAGGCACACTATGGTCGTGGTGGTCTGCGCTTCAACCCGATCCTCTACCGCGAGAATCGCCACGCCTTTCTGGCGGAAGTGGTGCCGCACGAGATGGCACACTGGCTGGTGCGCCATCTCGAAGAGGGGCCGCGTACCCGGCCCCATGGACGCGAATGGCAGACCGTCATGCGCCAGCTCTTTGGTCTTGAGCCGCATGTCACGCACCGCTTCGATGTGGCCCGTGCAAGCCCCACCCCCTATCGCTATCGCTGCACCTGCCGCGAGCACTTTCTCAGCGCAAGGCGGCACGGGTTGGCCAATCGCGGCAATCGCTATCGTTGCCGCGAATGCGCCCAGACCTTGGTCTATATGCCGGCCCAAGTCCCATAA
- a CDS encoding YecA family protein, which translates to MSETPPPPQPLLDDEALDRLDDFLDSDKVDADALDLISAHGFLVALAVAPRDVEPTLWIGELFHGEPEFAEDAERHEILGLLEQLRRNAIDALEQGLLPELPFELELGGIEPAETPIGDWCAGFMEGVFLDEAAWFEDDEEGAAALLLPFMALSGLFDDEPDMSELAGDATQLEGLVRQLPELILDLYLNYRVPPEKPKPTPRRKSPAGRSKRR; encoded by the coding sequence ATGTCCGAGACACCTCCTCCCCCGCAGCCGCTTCTCGACGACGAGGCGCTCGATCGCCTCGACGACTTCCTCGATTCCGACAAGGTCGACGCCGATGCGCTGGACCTGATCAGCGCCCACGGCTTTCTGGTGGCCCTCGCCGTGGCACCGCGCGATGTCGAGCCCACCCTGTGGATCGGCGAGCTGTTCCATGGCGAGCCCGAGTTCGCCGAAGATGCCGAGCGCCACGAAATCCTCGGCCTGTTGGAGCAGCTCAGACGCAACGCTATCGATGCTCTCGAGCAGGGGCTACTGCCGGAGCTGCCCTTCGAGCTCGAGCTGGGCGGCATCGAGCCTGCGGAAACGCCGATCGGCGACTGGTGCGCGGGCTTCATGGAAGGCGTGTTTCTCGATGAGGCGGCCTGGTTCGAGGATGACGAGGAGGGAGCAGCCGCCCTGCTGCTGCCGTTCATGGCGCTCTCGGGCCTGTTCGACGACGAGCCCGACATGAGCGAGCTGGCCGGTGACGCCACGCAGCTGGAGGGGCTTGTCCGCCAACTCCCCGAGCTTATTCTCGACCTCTATCTCAACTATCGCGTGCCACCGGAGAAACCCAAGCCGACGCCGCGCAGGAAGAGCCCCGCGGGACGCAGCAAGCGCCGCTAG
- a CDS encoding phosphatidylserine/phosphatidylglycerophosphate/cardiolipin synthase family protein yields MRGMWREGNRFKLLPEAKRFIPEMLAAIEQARESILIELYLMESGRLADRLIEALGRARARGVSVMLMLDDYGARGLADADRERLLADGVALRFFNPLGFHSLARNLTRDHRKLVVVDGRVAFTGGFGAVDEFLDAWYEVAVRIEGPVVADWVRLFSRLWDSPMTRGSGDAALVRGLAIDAHEQRDYQGMRGRVVWGQGYRYQAIRHSLQKQISSSRERIWICTPYFVPTFSLRLRLARAARRGVDVRLLLPGEAHDHPGVRYAGQRFYGRLLRAGVRIFEFQPSFIHAKFSLADNWCTLGSCNFDHWSLHWNLEANQEVDDARFAKEVAALFERNFAASREILPKEWARRPRLHRLREWLFGTLDSWLTRLR; encoded by the coding sequence ATGCGAGGCATGTGGCGAGAGGGTAACCGATTCAAGCTGTTGCCGGAGGCCAAGCGGTTTATTCCCGAGATGCTCGCGGCTATCGAGCAGGCCCGCGAGTCGATACTCATCGAACTCTACCTGATGGAGTCGGGGCGCCTGGCCGACCGCCTGATCGAGGCGCTCGGGCGGGCCCGTGCACGCGGCGTGAGCGTGATGCTGATGCTCGACGATTACGGCGCCAGGGGGCTTGCCGACGCCGATCGCGAGCGATTGCTTGCCGACGGCGTGGCGCTGCGCTTCTTCAATCCTCTGGGCTTTCATTCGCTGGCCAGGAACCTGACCCGCGATCATCGCAAGCTGGTGGTGGTGGATGGTCGTGTCGCCTTCACGGGGGGCTTCGGCGCGGTGGATGAGTTTCTCGATGCATGGTACGAGGTGGCGGTGCGCATCGAGGGGCCGGTGGTGGCCGACTGGGTACGGCTCTTCTCGCGGCTGTGGGATTCGCCCATGACCCGGGGCAGCGGCGATGCTGCTCTGGTGCGCGGCCTTGCCATCGATGCGCATGAGCAACGCGACTATCAGGGCATGCGTGGGCGAGTGGTATGGGGGCAGGGCTATCGCTACCAGGCGATACGCCACTCGCTGCAGAAGCAGATCTCCTCGTCACGCGAGCGTATCTGGATCTGTACCCCCTACTTCGTGCCGACCTTCAGCCTGCGCCTGCGCCTGGCACGTGCCGCACGGCGTGGCGTCGATGTGCGCCTGCTGCTGCCCGGCGAGGCCCACGACCACCCTGGCGTGCGTTACGCCGGCCAGCGCTTCTATGGTCGTCTGCTGCGTGCCGGGGTGCGCATCTTCGAATTCCAGCCCAGTTTCATCCATGCCAAGTTCTCGCTGGCCGACAACTGGTGCACGCTTGGCTCGTGCAATTTCGACCACTGGAGCCTGCACTGGAACCTCGAGGCCAATCAGGAGGTGGACGATGCCCGCTTTGCCAAGGAGGTAGCGGCACTGTTCGAGCGCAACTTTGCCGCCTCCCGTGAAATCCTCCCCAAGGAGTGGGCCCGGCGGCCGCGGCTGCACCGCCTGCGCGAGTGGTTGTTCGGCACCCTCGATTCCTGGCTGACCCGGCTGCGCTAG